The Xanthomonas indica sequence CGGCCGCCAGCACCATCAGGCCCAGCGCCACGGTGCAGCGGCTCAGCAGGCTGCCCGGATACAGCTTCACCTGCAGGGCGACGACCACCAGGGTCGGCAGGCTGACCGTCAGCCACAACGTCCACGCGCCCTGATGCCAGGCGGCGACGAGGCTGGCCAGGGTGGCCAGCACAGAGACCGCGACGAACAGCCGGTCGGCCTGTGCCGCCAGCCTCTGCAGATAGACGTAGCGCTCGTGGCCGATGAGAAGACTGCCTGGGTGAGGCGACGCGCTCATGCGAGGGATTCCTTGGAGTCGGTGGGGCATCCGCACGCGGCGGGGGAGATCAGCGGCGATGCACTGCCGCTGGCGAGCAATCGGGGGATCAGCGCAGCCGCGGCGATGGACGTGCCGCATCCGCCCAGTTGGGCCGGGCCGGCATAGATCAGGCGGGCCTGCGCATCGAAGACGATGAGCGCGTAGGGCAGGGTCGGCGGTGCCGCGCGGTCGCGCAGGTCGACGCTGCGAATGCCTGGCAGGGACGCCGTTGCCGGTGTGGCGCACGCGCAACCGGCCACGCGCAGGCGGAACGCGACGGGCTGGCCGGCGTTGGCGGCGGCCGGCGCGAAGGCCAGCAGGCGCGCCCGAATGCCCTCGGCGCTGTCGGCCGGTGGCGGTGTGGCGAACGCGACCAGGTGCGCAATGGCCCAGACGCTCCACACCACCAGCAGCAACAAACCCAGCGGCAATCGCAGGAAACGCCGCGGTCGGTCGGCATCCGGGGAGGGTGTCTGCATGGAAGGCGGCCAGGACGGCGCCGGCACTTACCGGCTGTTCACGTTATCGACAATGGCTATCGTTCCTTAAGGTGGCATTCATCACATTTCACGCTCCGGTCACGTTGCCAGTTCTCGATTCGAGGCAAAACACGACCGACAGACATGGAAACGCCATGGCCGCGGAAGGTGCCGCGGCCGATCGGTCGTCCGGGGTGTCGCCGCGTGAGCCGCGGTGCCGTCGAGCGGGTTGCACAGCGGGCAGGCCGGCGCTCGCCCGGCCTGCGCGTGCCGGCTCAGGCGAGCGCGTGCGACGACCTGTGCGAGGACAACGCTGCCGGCGCGCGCACCGATGCCGATGCCGATGCCTCCACCTTGAACACCGCCACGGCCTGGCGCAACTGTCTGGCCTGTTCCTCCATCGCGCGTGCGGCGGCGGTGGCTTCCTCCACCAGCGCGGCGTTCTGCTGGGTGCTCTCGTCCATCTGGGTGACGGTGCGGTTGACCTGTTCGATGCCGGACGATTGTTCCTGCGAGGCGACGGCGATCTCGCCCATGATGTCGGTGACGTGCTGCACCGAGGTCACGATCTCCCGCATGGTGCTGCCGGCCTGTCCGACCAGGGCCGCGCCCTCGGCGACCTGCTCGACCGAGTCGTCGATCAGGGTCTTGATCTCCTTGGCCGCGTTGGCCGAGCGCTGCGCCAGGGTCCGCACTTCGGTGGCGACCACGGCGAAGCCGCGGCCCTGTTCGCCGGCACGCGCCGCTTCCACCGCCGCGTTCAAGGCCAGGATGTTGGTCTGGAAGGCGATGCCGTCGATCACCGAGATGATGTCGGCGATCTTGCGCGACGCGGCCTCGATGCCGCTCATCTTGTCCGAGACCTGGCTGGCCAGCACGCCGCCCTGCGCGGCGACCGAGGCGGCGCCCGCGGCCAACTGGTTGGCCTGGCGCGCGCGTTCGGCGTTCTGCTTCACGGTGGAGGTCAGTTCCTCCATCGAGGCTGCCGTCTCTTCCAGGCTGGCCGCCTGTTGCTCCGTACGCCGTGACAGGTCGTCGTTGCCGGTGGCGATCTCCGCCGCGGCACCATTGATGCTGCCGGCGGCGGTCTGGATCCGCGACACGATGGCGGCCAGCTGCCCGGTGGTGGCGTTGGCGTCGTCGCGCATGGTGGCGAACACGCCCTGGAACTGGCCCTGCATGCGCGCGGTCAGGTCGCCGGCGGCGATGGCGCGCAACAACGACGACAGCGCCTGCAGATTGTCGTCGGACGTGGCCATCAACTGGTTGAGGCTGTCGACCATCAGGCGGAAATCGTACTGGAAGCGTTCGGCATCGCCGCGCACGCTGAAGTCGCCGGCCGCGGCGGCCCCGGCCAGGTGCTTGATCTCGGTGTTCATCGCGGTCAGGTTGTGCTTGACCGTGTCCATCGTCGCGGTGAGGCGGGCCTTCTCGCCGGGCAGGCGGTCCATGTCCTCGGACAGGTCGCCGATCGCATAGCGGCCCATGATCTGCGCCAAACGCTCGGTGACCGCGATGTGCGCGGCGGCCAGCGTATTGCTGTCGCGGACCATGCGGCCGTAGTCGCCGGGGAAGGCGCTTTCGTCCATGCGGTAGCTGGTCTGACCCAGGTCGTGGCGGCGTGCCATCTCGGTCTGTGCGGCCAGCACCTCGCGCAGTTGTTGCTGCATGCGGTGCATGTCGGCCAGCAGCCGTCCGCTTTCGTCGCGGCTGGGAACCACGATGCGGGCATCCAGGCGGCCCTCGGCGATGTCGGCGGCGACACCCGCGGCACGGCGCACGTTGCGGGTCAGGGTGATCAGGGTATGCACGCACACCGCCGCGATCAGCAGGGTCAGCAGGCCGAGCCCGGCAACGGCGGTCCACATCGCCTGCAGCGAGGCGTCCAGGTGCCGTTGCGACTGGCGCTGCAGCGCCTGCAATGCGGTGGCGCTGAGGCCGTGCAGCGCCTCGTCCCAGCCATGCAGGGCCGCGTTCCAGTGCTGGCCGGCATCGGCACTGCCGCTGTCCAGGGCCTGCGCCAACTGCGGCAGGGCGCGGGCGGCGACGTCCGTTTCGGTGGCGACGGCGCGCGATAGCGCCGGATCCGGCTGCTCGAGCAGGCCCAGGGCCTTCTTCAGCTCATGCTGCAGGCGGGCCTGATCGCGCGCCAGTTCGGCGATCTGCGCGCGCAGCACCGGCGTGTCGGCGCCGGCCTGGGACGGGTCACGCATCGCATCCAGGCGGGTCAGCGTTTCGCTGGTGACCGGGGCGTAGATCAGGCTGCTGACCACCAGGTGGTAGCTCTCCACGTAGGGCGTATAGACCAGTTGGCTGTCGTCGCGCAGCGCGTCCAGCGCGTCGTCGGCCT is a genomic window containing:
- a CDS encoding methyl-accepting chemotaxis protein, translating into MTSHPANHAAPPASERHSRLRVWHDLPIARKLSLIGVLALIGLVIPLLLYTRTLNEGVEVSRAELRSYAPLREMLTLLAALQEEQVGSAADAAQARATADRALRELQRTVPALPGFERSTAALAQLQQTLQTRRNDFVAVADQADDALDALRDDSQLVYTPYVESYHLVVSSLIYAPVTSETLTRLDAMRDPSQAGADTPVLRAQIAELARDQARLQHELKKALGLLEQPDPALSRAVATETDVAARALPQLAQALDSGSADAGQHWNAALHGWDEALHGLSATALQALQRQSQRHLDASLQAMWTAVAGLGLLTLLIAAVCVHTLITLTRNVRRAAGVAADIAEGRLDARIVVPSRDESGRLLADMHRMQQQLREVLAAQTEMARRHDLGQTSYRMDESAFPGDYGRMVRDSNTLAAAHIAVTERLAQIMGRYAIGDLSEDMDRLPGEKARLTATMDTVKHNLTAMNTEIKHLAGAAAAGDFSVRGDAERFQYDFRLMVDSLNQLMATSDDNLQALSSLLRAIAAGDLTARMQGQFQGVFATMRDDANATTGQLAAIVSRIQTAAGSINGAAAEIATGNDDLSRRTEQQAASLEETAASMEELTSTVKQNAERARQANQLAAGAASVAAQGGVLASQVSDKMSGIEAASRKIADIISVIDGIAFQTNILALNAAVEAARAGEQGRGFAVVATEVRTLAQRSANAAKEIKTLIDDSVEQVAEGAALVGQAGSTMREIVTSVQHVTDIMGEIAVASQEQSSGIEQVNRTVTQMDESTQQNAALVEEATAAARAMEEQARQLRQAVAVFKVEASASASVRAPAALSSHRSSHALA